TCGGGATTGATGCACTGGCTGTCCACGAGGTAGTCGGAGATCGGGATGTCCTTGTCCTTCCCGATCTTGTCGTCGATGGAGATCTCGCGCAGCTTGATCTGGAGGATTTCGTCGATCTTGGAGATGCTCGCGTCGAGCTCGCGCGACAGCTCGTCTTTTTCGGGCTTGCGTCCGAGCGATCGGGCCAGGCTCTGCTCCGTGTCGCGGACCTTGCGCACCTTTTTCATCTGGTAGTTCGGCACGCGCACCAGCGAGGACTGCTCGGAGAGCGCTTTCAGGATCGACTTGCGGATCCACCAGATGGCGTACGTGATGAACTTCGTCCCCTTGTTGTGATCGTATCTCTGGGCCGCTTCGATCAGCCCGATGTTCCCCTCGTTGAGGAGATCCTCGAAGGCGAGGCCGAGATTCCGGTACTCGTTCGCGATCTTGACGACGAAGGAGAGGTTGGACTCCACCAGCCGGTTCAGGGAATCGGGCCTGTTGTACTTCCGCGCCCGACGCGCGATCTCCATCTCCTGTTCCTTGCTGAGGATGGAGTAGCTGCCGATTTCAGAAAGGTACCGGGCGAGGCAGGAGTCCTTCTCAACCCGTCTGCTCATCAGGCGCACCTCGACGAAGCGGTCTCCGGGCAGGGTGGGGAGGCCATGGAAGTTGAAGGGGAACAGAAAGTTCCGCGATCTTTCGGTTGACAGTAGTTACAGATCGCTGTATTTTCAGGAGACCATCGTGGGGAACCGGGGAGGTGGGTGAGCTTGTTTCGGAGAAGCGGCGCGCCAGACGGTGGGAAAAGACGCTCAAAACGTCGCTTCATCGGCATCGCCCCCCCGAGGATGCACGGAATCAGCTGATGGTGCCAAAAAATGATGTATC
Above is a window of Acidobacteriota bacterium DNA encoding:
- a CDS encoding RNA polymerase sigma factor RpoD/SigA, whose protein sequence is MSRRVEKDSCLARYLSEIGSYSILSKEQEMEIARRARKYNRPDSLNRLVESNLSFVVKIANEYRNLGLAFEDLLNEGNIGLIEAAQRYDHNKGTKFITYAIWWIRKSILKALSEQSSLVRVPNYQMKKVRKVRDTEQSLARSLGRKPEKDELSRELDASISKIDEILQIKLREISIDDKIGKDKDIPISDYLVDSQCINPEDELLKTESRDLVRTALHMLSDQEHAVIMNRFGLAGGRAFTLKEIGQTMGLSRERIRQIEAQAKKKLRRIFALHSFKPAPLKGPVRTYAPRKSLGPRPVPAMRQAAESSERGSRNGRLQVVLPAAEPGGGVPEGSW